Genomic segment of Dactylococcopsis salina PCC 8305:
CACCGTAATGAATGCCACATCCCAACAAGGGTTTCAAGTTGCCGAAGAACAGAAAAACGAAGATGGTTCACTGCGCCTTGTTGTTCAACGCTGGAGTGCGTAATGTCTGATACAGAAAAAGTCAACCGTTCTGGTTTAGAACCCGAATTGGGGGGCATCTTACGCCATAATCCCGATCGATCAGGCTACGAACCCGAATTAGGAGGACAATTTCGGGAAAAAGGCGTTTATGTGGATGAGTTAACCTGCATTGGCTGTAAACATTGCGCTCATACCGCCCAAAACACCTTTTACATCGAACCTGATCATGGACGAGCGCGAGCAATTCGTCAAGATGGCGACCCAGAAGAAGTGATTCAAGAGGCAATTGATACTTGTCCTGTGAATTGTATCCACTGGGTTGACTATACCGAATTGAAAGCACTGGAAGCAGAACGAGAATTGCAAGTGATTCCTGTAGCAGGTTTCCCCGTCAGTAAAGGCGTAATTGCCGCTCAAAAAAGACGTTTGCAAAAACAGCGTCAAACTCAAGACTAAGTTGATTCCTCGTTATTCTCAGGTGGGCAATGCCCACCGATTTTTTTTTGGTGCAATCGGTCAACGGCGTTTTACAATCAGGAATGATTAACCACTCCGATTCATTGTGTCCTGATTGTAGAAGTTATGCGTATTGCCCTGTTTACCGAAACCTTTTTACCGAAAGTTGATGGCATTGTCACCCGTTTGCGTCACACCATTAATCACCTACAACAGGGGGGAGATCAAGTTTTAGTGGTT
This window contains:
- a CDS encoding ferredoxin, with amino-acid sequence MSDTEKVNRSGLEPELGGILRHNPDRSGYEPELGGQFREKGVYVDELTCIGCKHCAHTAQNTFYIEPDHGRARAIRQDGDPEEVIQEAIDTCPVNCIHWVDYTELKALEAERELQVIPVAGFPVSKGVIAAQKRRLQKQRQTQD